A genomic region of Sphingobium sp. HWE2-09 contains the following coding sequences:
- a CDS encoding DMT family transporter: protein MSSSTPAAQLGVPRLAFPALLLANLVLPLGPVLVRLSDVGPVAAAFWRLTLALPFLLLLARPGLKRMPPTRGEWIALMLAGLVFAADLAAWHVGILYTKVANATVFGNMSGLFLPAWGMLVLRQKPRGMQAAALLLAGAGALVMMAGSYELSIGNLKGDLLCLVAGIFYTAYLLIVQQVRGRLGSWPVLAVSSVASAPALLLCALALGERVMPGDWTPLIVLALSSQLVGQGLLTYAIGWFSPLILGVSLMLQPAVAAMLGWLLFGEWLSPVDIVGTVAVGAALVLVRLPARA, encoded by the coding sequence ATGTCCAGTTCAACCCCCGCCGCGCAACTTGGGGTGCCGCGCCTTGCCTTTCCAGCGCTGTTGCTGGCGAACCTGGTCCTGCCGCTGGGGCCGGTATTGGTGCGGCTGTCGGACGTCGGGCCGGTGGCGGCGGCGTTCTGGCGGTTGACGCTGGCGCTGCCTTTCCTGCTGTTGCTCGCGCGGCCGGGCCTGAAACGGATGCCGCCGACGCGGGGGGAGTGGATCGCGCTGATGCTGGCGGGGCTGGTCTTCGCGGCTGATCTGGCCGCATGGCATGTCGGGATTTTGTATACCAAGGTCGCCAATGCGACGGTGTTCGGCAATATGAGCGGGCTGTTCCTGCCCGCCTGGGGGATGCTGGTGCTGCGCCAGAAGCCGCGTGGGATGCAGGCGGCGGCGCTGCTGCTGGCGGGTGCGGGCGCACTGGTGATGATGGCGGGCAGTTATGAACTGTCGATCGGCAACCTGAAGGGCGACCTACTCTGCCTGGTCGCGGGCATATTCTACACCGCCTATCTGCTGATCGTGCAGCAGGTGCGCGGGCGGCTGGGCAGCTGGCCGGTGCTGGCGGTGTCGAGCGTGGCGAGTGCGCCTGCGCTGCTGCTATGCGCGCTGGCGCTGGGCGAACGGGTGATGCCGGGCGACTGGACGCCGCTGATCGTGCTGGCGCTGTCGAGCCAGCTGGTGGGGCAGGGGTTGCTGACCTATGCGATCGGCTGGTTTTCGCCGCTGATACTGGGGGTCAGCCTGATGCTGCAACCGGCGGTGGCGGCGATGCTGGGCTGGCTGTTGTTCGGCGAATGGCTCAGTCCGGTCGATATCGTCGGTACGGTGGCGGTCGGCGCGGCGCTGGTGCTTGTGCGGCTGCCCGCACGGGCCTAG
- a CDS encoding alkene reductase, translating to MTSLFDPIQIGAIRAPNRVIMAPLTRGRATRDHVPTPIMVDYYRQRASAGLIISEATGISRQGLGWPYAPGIWSDEQVAAWRPVTQAVHDAGGRIIVQLWHMGRQVHSSVTGEQPVSSSATATAGDAHTYEGKAPFETARPLGLDEIPGLIDTYVRAAHNAIAAGFDGIQIHAANGYLIDQFLRDNANFRTDQYGGSVENRVRLLREVTQAVVDAIGADKVSVRLSPNGDSQGVNDSDPASLFAHAADVLNAIGIASLELREPGPDGTFGRTDVPRQSPLIRQHFKGPLILNSDYDADRAQADLDSGLADAISFGRPLLANPDLVERLREGAPLNPIQDMTTWYGPGEKGYTDYPTLEQAKATA from the coding sequence ATGACCAGCCTGTTCGATCCCATCCAGATCGGCGCGATTCGCGCGCCCAACCGCGTCATCATGGCCCCGCTGACCCGCGGCCGCGCCACCCGCGACCATGTGCCAACCCCGATCATGGTGGACTATTATCGTCAGCGCGCCTCGGCGGGCCTGATCATCAGCGAAGCGACCGGCATTTCGCGGCAGGGGCTGGGCTGGCCCTATGCGCCGGGCATCTGGTCCGACGAGCAGGTCGCCGCCTGGCGTCCGGTGACGCAGGCGGTGCACGATGCGGGCGGGCGGATTATCGTCCAGCTTTGGCATATGGGCCGCCAGGTGCACAGCAGCGTGACGGGCGAACAGCCGGTATCGTCCAGCGCCACCGCCACGGCGGGCGACGCGCACACCTATGAAGGCAAGGCGCCGTTCGAAACCGCACGGCCGCTTGGGCTGGACGAAATTCCCGGCCTCATCGACACCTATGTCCGCGCCGCCCATAATGCGATCGCCGCCGGGTTCGACGGAATTCAGATCCATGCCGCCAACGGCTATCTGATCGACCAGTTTCTGCGCGACAACGCCAATTTCCGCACCGACCAATATGGCGGCAGCGTCGAAAATCGCGTCCGCCTGCTACGCGAAGTGACGCAGGCGGTGGTCGACGCGATCGGCGCGGACAAGGTGTCGGTGCGCCTGTCCCCCAATGGCGATAGCCAGGGCGTGAACGACAGCGATCCCGCCAGCCTCTTTGCCCATGCTGCGGACGTCCTGAACGCGATCGGCATCGCCTCGCTCGAACTGCGCGAACCCGGCCCGGACGGCACTTTCGGCCGTACCGACGTGCCCCGCCAATCGCCGCTCATCCGCCAGCATTTCAAGGGGCCGTTGATCCTCAACAGCGATTATGATGCCGACCGGGCGCAGGCCGATCTGGACAGCGGCCTTGCCGATGCGATCAGCTTCGGCCGCCCGCTGCTCGCCAATCCCGATCTGGTGGAGCGCCTGCGCGAAGGCGCGCCGCTCAACCCCATTCAGGATATGACGACCTGGTACGGCCCGGGCGAAAAGGGCTATACCGACTATCCCACGCTGGAACAGGCCAAGGCAACCGCCTGA
- the ribH gene encoding 6,7-dimethyl-8-ribityllumazine synthase, whose translation MAKFLIVEARFYDHLNDLLIEGAKAALDEAGHKYEVVTVPGALEIPGAIALAAESGRYDGFIAIGVVIRGETYHFEVVSNESARGLMALSMDAIAIGNGILTVENEAQALTRAKRTEKDKGGEAAKAAIAMLALRERFGM comes from the coding sequence ATGGCCAAGTTTCTGATCGTCGAAGCGCGTTTCTACGACCATCTGAACGACCTGCTGATCGAGGGCGCGAAGGCGGCGCTGGACGAGGCGGGTCATAAATATGAGGTGGTGACCGTGCCGGGCGCGCTGGAAATCCCCGGCGCGATCGCGCTGGCGGCGGAAAGCGGGCGCTATGACGGCTTCATCGCGATCGGCGTGGTGATCCGCGGCGAAACCTATCATTTCGAAGTGGTGTCGAACGAAAGCGCGCGCGGCCTGATGGCGCTGAGCATGGATGCGATCGCGATCGGCAACGGCATTTTGACCGTCGAGAATGAAGCGCAGGCGTTGACCCGCGCGAAGCGGACCGAAAAGGACAAGGGCGGCGAAGCGGCCAAGGCGGCGATCGCGATGCTGGCGTTGCGCGAGCGGTTCGGGATGTAA
- the ribD gene encoding bifunctional diaminohydroxyphosphoribosylaminopyrimidine deaminase/5-amino-6-(5-phosphoribosylamino)uracil reductase RibD yields MPSPVQLSSAQDRRYMAAAIALSGRGRGLSTPNPNVGCLIVRDGRIVGRGWTQKGGRPHAEAQALDQAMDRAAGATAYVTLEPCFHLSPRGPRCADLMARAGVARVVIALRDPDPRTDGQGAAWLRDRGVRVDMGLMADDAARAMAGFVLRQTLGRPHVTLKLGLSLDGRIALADGSSRWITGPDARAHAHMERARHDAILVGGGTLRADAPRLDVRLAGLTDRSPRRILLSRGDAPVGWERIGAPEDIATLERVDHLLVEGGAETAAAFLRAGLVDRLLLYRAPIVIGAGLAGVGDIGLADLAQAHGRWRMTDSRVLGVDRLEVYEAVRSA; encoded by the coding sequence ATGCCGTCGCCTGTGCAGTTATCGTCGGCGCAGGATCGGCGCTATATGGCCGCCGCCATCGCTTTGTCGGGGCGAGGGCGCGGCCTTTCCACCCCCAATCCCAATGTCGGTTGCCTGATCGTACGCGATGGCCGGATCGTGGGCCGAGGCTGGACCCAGAAGGGCGGCCGCCCCCATGCCGAAGCGCAGGCGCTGGACCAGGCGATGGACCGGGCGGCGGGCGCGACGGCCTATGTGACGCTGGAGCCCTGTTTCCATCTGTCGCCGCGCGGGCCGCGCTGCGCCGACCTGATGGCGCGCGCGGGCGTCGCGCGGGTGGTGATCGCGCTGCGCGATCCCGATCCGCGCACCGATGGGCAGGGCGCGGCCTGGCTGCGCGATCGCGGCGTGCGCGTCGACATGGGGCTGATGGCGGATGACGCCGCGCGCGCCATGGCCGGATTCGTGCTGCGCCAGACGCTGGGTCGCCCGCATGTGACGTTGAAGCTGGGCCTGTCGCTCGATGGACGGATCGCGCTGGCGGATGGATCGAGCCGGTGGATCACCGGGCCGGATGCGCGCGCCCATGCGCATATGGAGCGGGCGCGGCATGACGCGATATTGGTGGGTGGCGGGACGCTGCGCGCCGATGCGCCGCGCCTGGACGTGCGGCTGGCGGGCCTGACCGATCGATCGCCGCGGCGGATTTTGCTGAGCCGGGGCGATGCGCCTGTCGGCTGGGAGCGGATCGGTGCGCCCGAAGACATCGCGACGCTGGAGCGGGTCGATCATCTGCTGGTGGAGGGCGGGGCGGAAACGGCCGCCGCTTTCCTGCGCGCCGGGCTGGTGGACCGGTTACTGCTGTATCGTGCGCCGATCGTCATCGGTGCCGGGCTGGCCGGGGTCGGCGACATCGGGCTGGCTGATCTGGCGCAGGCGCATGGTCGCTGGCGGATGACCGACAGCCGCGTGCTGGGCGTCGACCGGCTGGAGGTTTACGAGGCGGTGCGGAGCGCTTAG
- a CDS encoding TonB family protein, which produces MRLKALSVSGQATGTTSSGDGRSHYGAGHKSPLGLGGTIAVHGLLIGAFLLLPKEVIDVFTPTPPMTAHNIPIDSPPPPPEVAKDSRTESTLPTRPQPRQPTAADPEVVLPSDDPVVTGGRDLGGDPLPPVILPPIDPPRAPVLTEAAIDPRALSAFQPDYPGAMIRQGAEGVVTVRVTISPDGRVTDIEKLSASDESFWLATQRHALRKWRFRPATRDGVAVGSTKTLTVRFTLTER; this is translated from the coding sequence ATGCGATTGAAAGCACTATCGGTTAGCGGGCAGGCAACAGGGACCACAAGCAGCGGCGACGGGCGATCGCATTATGGGGCGGGACACAAATCGCCTTTGGGGTTGGGTGGCACTATCGCCGTGCATGGGCTGTTGATCGGCGCCTTCCTGCTGCTGCCCAAGGAGGTGATCGACGTCTTCACGCCCACGCCGCCGATGACCGCCCACAATATTCCGATAGACTCGCCGCCACCACCGCCGGAGGTCGCGAAGGACAGCCGGACCGAATCGACGCTGCCGACCCGGCCGCAACCCCGGCAACCCACCGCCGCCGATCCGGAGGTGGTGCTGCCGAGTGACGATCCCGTCGTGACGGGCGGCCGCGATCTGGGGGGCGATCCGCTTCCCCCGGTGATCCTGCCGCCGATCGATCCGCCGCGCGCGCCGGTGCTGACCGAAGCGGCGATCGATCCACGCGCGCTGTCCGCGTTTCAGCCCGACTATCCTGGCGCGATGATCCGCCAGGGCGCGGAAGGCGTGGTCACGGTGCGCGTCACCATCAGCCCGGACGGGCGCGTGACGGATATCGAGAAGCTGTCGGCCAGCGACGAGAGTTTCTGGTTGGCGACCCAGCGGCACGCGTTGCGCAAATGGCGATTCCGTCCCGCGACGCGCGACGGGGTGGCGGTGGGGTCGACCAAGACGCTGACGGTGCGCTTCACCTTGACGGAACGATAG
- the ribB gene encoding 3,4-dihydroxy-2-butanone-4-phosphate synthase produces MSSALLDTVRSLVTDGGMSRSGLARAAGLHANSLRKLGESDWNPTADTLGKLETYLLKREGGTALASPEEIINEARNGRMFILVDDEDRENEGDLVIPAQMATPDAINFMATHGRGLICLALTKARVDELGLDLMSRNNGTRHETAFTVSIEARVGVTTGISAADRARTVSVAIDGSKGKADIVTPGHVFPLVAKDGGVLVRTGHTEAAVDVARLAGLNPSGVICEVMKDDGTMARLDDLIPFAQKHKMKIGTIRDLIAYRRRHDHMVERRAEATFTSKWGGEWKAITFYNKGTQTEQIVLQKGYIDPEQPTLVRMHQLSPLNDMFGLEGPRGDVLARSMEIIGREGSGIVVILAQRTEDNDLLSRLIQHHAGQPQPGMDELRDYGVGAQILADLGVHDMVLLTNSHHSLIALDGYDLAVVGERPVEL; encoded by the coding sequence ATGTCGTCCGCGCTTCTCGATACCGTCCGCAGCCTCGTCACCGATGGCGGCATGTCTCGTTCCGGCCTGGCGCGCGCCGCCGGGCTGCACGCCAATTCGCTGCGCAAGCTCGGCGAAAGCGACTGGAATCCGACGGCCGACACGCTGGGCAAGCTGGAAACCTATCTGCTCAAGCGCGAAGGCGGCACCGCGCTCGCCAGTCCCGAGGAAATCATCAACGAAGCCCGCAACGGCCGCATGTTCATCCTGGTCGATGACGAGGACCGGGAGAATGAAGGCGACTTGGTGATCCCGGCGCAGATGGCGACGCCCGATGCGATCAATTTCATGGCGACGCATGGCCGCGGCCTCATCTGCCTGGCGCTGACCAAGGCGCGGGTGGACGAACTGGGTCTGGACCTGATGAGCCGCAACAACGGCACGCGGCACGAGACTGCGTTCACCGTGTCGATCGAGGCGCGCGTCGGCGTGACCACCGGCATCAGCGCCGCCGACCGCGCGCGCACCGTTTCGGTCGCGATCGACGGGTCGAAGGGCAAGGCCGATATCGTGACGCCGGGCCATGTCTTTCCGCTGGTCGCCAAGGATGGCGGCGTGCTGGTGCGCACCGGCCATACCGAAGCGGCGGTCGATGTGGCGCGGCTGGCGGGCCTGAACCCGTCGGGCGTGATCTGCGAAGTGATGAAGGACGACGGCACGATGGCGCGCCTGGACGACCTCATCCCCTTCGCGCAGAAGCATAAGATGAAGATCGGCACGATCCGCGACCTGATCGCCTATCGCCGTCGCCACGACCATATGGTCGAACGCCGGGCCGAAGCGACCTTCACCAGCAAATGGGGCGGCGAGTGGAAGGCGATCACCTTCTACAACAAGGGCACCCAGACCGAACAGATCGTGCTGCAAAAGGGCTATATCGACCCGGAACAGCCGACTTTGGTGCGGATGCATCAGCTTTCGCCATTGAACGACATGTTCGGGCTGGAAGGGCCGCGCGGCGACGTGCTGGCCCGGTCGATGGAAATCATCGGCCGCGAAGGCAGCGGCATCGTCGTCATCCTGGCCCAGCGGACCGAGGATAATGATCTGCTCAGCCGCCTGATCCAGCATCATGCCGGGCAGCCGCAGCCGGGCATGGACGAATTGCGCGACTATGGCGTAGGCGCGCAGATATTGGCGGACCTGGGCGTCCACGACATGGTGCTGCTGACCAACAGCCACCACAGCCTGATCGCGCTGGACGGCTACGACCTGGCCGTGGTGGGCGAGCGCCCGGTCGAACTGTAA
- a CDS encoding efflux RND transporter permease subunit, with protein sequence MNFRNISAWAIRNPVTPLVMFAALMLAGMVSFMRMDVNNNPDISFPAVSVTVSQPGAAPTELETQVTQRIEAAVRGISGVDDIISFASEGQSLTNVQFQIGTPVDRAVNDVKNAVDQIRSDLPDGILEPQVTRIDIDGGPIAYFSAEATDMTLEELSWYVDNTVAKRLLSVSGMAAVNRGGGVSREIRVILDPAKLQAFGITAAQVNAQLQQVNLNAAGGRTEIAGAEQSIRVLGNARNARDLGATQIAISGARTVKLSDIAEVRDMYAEQRSLGLMNGRQVTSFSMEKAKGASDVTVYDNAMKVLDKLKAENPKVKFKQLYTSVEYTKEQYHSAMAAMIEGAVLAVVIVFLFLRDWRATMISALAIPLSAIPAFWFMDMMGFTLNTISLLALSLVAGVLVDDAIVEIENIVRHMRMGKSAYQASIDAADEIGLAVLATTMAIVAVFLPVALMPGVSGQFFIQFGMTVVVSVLMSLAVARLITPMVAAYFLKAHGEASHGEGWMMDRYMAVLRWSLDERRAIAHRARGGWRRFTAIFLDHRMWTVGFGFLAFVATIVAFTTLPMTFQPTTNTDFSQVKIETVPGSTLAQTTAITRKVADMLAADSDVVEAAFADVEPTSADIFLTLKKDRPISSVDWERKVAPKFQTIADARVNFQSQSGGGFGRDIILMFGSDDPIKLEQTANQLVAEMARIPELRAPRVQGDMQRPEIIIKPRLDLAASLGVTTAALSQSIRIATIGDIDQNSAKFSLSDRQIPIRVSIAEESRKDIGTIENMPVPTVSGGSVPLKVVADISFGAGPTQIRRYNQIRRIVVGADLAPGIVTSQANAKINALPLMKAINGGTLQGVQKIEAGDSKFQAEMLTNFAIAVASGILLVLAVLTLLYKRIMPPFVNLGSLLLAPLGGAIALHIAGQPLSLPVFIGLLMLLGIVAKNSILVIDFALEEMDKGVPKFDAIVDAGHKRAQPIVMTTVAMVAGMVPTALALSGDGAWRQPMGITVIGGLMLSTVLTLVIVPATFSLAIAIESWVGPRLGRGLLTYKPGDDKDRPVHPHPAE encoded by the coding sequence ATGAATTTTCGCAATATTTCCGCATGGGCCATCCGCAACCCGGTGACGCCGCTGGTGATGTTCGCCGCGCTGATGCTGGCTGGCATGGTCAGCTTCATGCGGATGGACGTCAACAACAATCCCGACATCAGCTTCCCGGCCGTCAGCGTCACCGTCAGCCAGCCGGGCGCTGCGCCCACCGAATTGGAAACCCAGGTCACGCAGCGGATCGAGGCGGCGGTGCGGGGCATCAGCGGCGTCGACGACATCATATCCTTCGCGTCCGAAGGCCAGTCGTTGACCAATGTTCAGTTCCAGATCGGCACGCCGGTCGATCGCGCGGTCAACGACGTCAAGAACGCGGTGGACCAGATCCGCAGCGACCTGCCCGACGGCATATTGGAGCCGCAGGTCACCCGAATCGACATCGACGGTGGCCCGATCGCCTATTTCAGCGCCGAAGCGACCGACATGACGCTGGAGGAACTGTCCTGGTATGTCGACAATACGGTCGCCAAGCGGCTGCTGTCGGTCAGCGGCATGGCGGCGGTCAATCGCGGCGGCGGCGTCAGCCGGGAAATCCGCGTCATCCTGGACCCGGCCAAGCTGCAGGCGTTCGGCATTACTGCGGCGCAGGTCAATGCGCAGCTGCAGCAGGTCAATTTGAACGCGGCGGGCGGCCGTACCGAGATCGCAGGCGCCGAACAGTCGATCCGCGTGCTGGGCAACGCCCGCAACGCCCGCGACCTGGGCGCAACGCAGATCGCGATCAGCGGTGCGCGGACGGTCAAGCTGTCGGACATCGCTGAGGTCCGCGACATGTATGCGGAACAGCGCAGCCTGGGCCTGATGAACGGGCGACAGGTTACCAGCTTCAGCATGGAAAAGGCCAAGGGCGCGTCCGACGTCACCGTTTACGACAATGCGATGAAGGTGCTGGACAAGCTGAAGGCCGAAAATCCCAAGGTCAAGTTCAAGCAGCTTTATACCAGCGTCGAATATACCAAGGAACAATATCATTCGGCGATGGCCGCGATGATCGAGGGCGCCGTGCTGGCGGTCGTCATCGTCTTCCTGTTCCTGCGCGACTGGCGCGCGACGATGATTTCCGCGCTGGCGATCCCGTTGTCGGCGATCCCCGCCTTCTGGTTCATGGATATGATGGGCTTCACGCTCAACACCATCTCGTTGCTGGCGCTCAGTCTGGTCGCAGGCGTGCTGGTCGATGACGCCATCGTCGAGATCGAGAATATCGTGCGGCATATGCGGATGGGCAAATCGGCCTATCAGGCGTCGATCGACGCGGCGGACGAGATCGGCCTGGCGGTGCTGGCGACGACCATGGCGATCGTCGCGGTGTTCCTGCCGGTGGCGTTGATGCCGGGCGTATCGGGCCAGTTCTTCATCCAGTTCGGCATGACGGTCGTCGTGTCCGTATTGATGAGCCTGGCCGTCGCGCGCCTCATCACGCCGATGGTCGCGGCCTATTTCCTCAAAGCCCATGGCGAGGCGAGCCATGGCGAAGGCTGGATGATGGATCGCTACATGGCGGTCCTGCGCTGGTCGCTGGATGAGCGCCGGGCGATCGCTCATCGCGCGCGCGGTGGCTGGCGGCGGTTTACAGCGATCTTCCTGGATCACCGGATGTGGACGGTGGGCTTCGGCTTCCTGGCGTTCGTCGCGACGATCGTCGCGTTCACCACCTTGCCGATGACGTTCCAGCCGACCACCAACACCGATTTCAGCCAGGTCAAGATCGAAACCGTACCGGGCAGCACATTGGCGCAGACTACCGCCATCACGCGCAAGGTCGCCGACATGTTGGCGGCCGACAGCGATGTGGTGGAGGCCGCCTTCGCCGACGTCGAGCCGACATCGGCTGACATCTTCCTGACGCTCAAGAAGGACCGGCCGATCAGTTCGGTCGATTGGGAACGCAAGGTCGCGCCGAAATTCCAGACGATCGCCGACGCCCGCGTGAATTTCCAGTCGCAGTCCGGCGGCGGCTTTGGCCGCGACATCATCCTGATGTTCGGATCGGACGATCCCATCAAGCTGGAGCAGACGGCCAACCAGCTGGTCGCCGAAATGGCCCGCATCCCCGAATTGCGCGCGCCGCGCGTGCAGGGCGACATGCAGCGCCCCGAAATCATCATCAAGCCGCGCCTCGACCTGGCCGCCAGCCTGGGCGTGACGACGGCGGCGCTCAGCCAGTCGATCCGCATCGCGACGATCGGCGATATCGACCAGAATAGCGCGAAATTCTCGCTGTCCGACCGCCAGATCCCGATCCGCGTGTCGATCGCCGAAGAGAGCCGCAAGGATATCGGCACGATCGAAAATATGCCGGTGCCCACGGTTTCGGGCGGATCGGTGCCGCTCAAGGTGGTGGCCGATATCAGCTTCGGCGCGGGACCGACGCAGATCCGCCGCTATAACCAGATCCGCCGCATCGTGGTGGGCGCAGACCTGGCGCCCGGTATCGTCACCAGCCAGGCGAACGCCAAGATCAACGCCCTGCCGCTGATGAAGGCGATCAACGGCGGCACCCTGCAGGGCGTGCAGAAGATCGAGGCGGGCGACAGCAAGTTCCAGGCGGAAATGCTGACCAATTTCGCCATCGCCGTCGCGTCCGGCATCCTGCTGGTGCTGGCGGTGCTGACCCTGCTCTACAAGCGGATCATGCCGCCGTTCGTCAATCTGGGGTCGTTGCTGCTGGCGCCGCTGGGCGGGGCGATAGCCCTGCATATTGCGGGGCAGCCTTTGTCCTTGCCGGTGTTCATCGGGCTGCTGATGCTGCTGGGCATCGTCGCCAAAAACTCGATCCTCGTCATCGACTTCGCGTTGGAGGAGATGGACAAGGGCGTGCCCAAGTTCGATGCGATCGTCGATGCCGGGCACAAGCGCGCCCAGCCGATCGTGATGACCACGGTGGCGATGGTGGCGGGCATGGTGCCCACGGCTCTCGCCCTGTCGGGGGACGGGGCGTGGCGTCAGCCGATGGGCATCACCGTGATCGGCGGCCTCATGCTGTCGACGGTGTTGACGCTGGTGATCGTGCCCGCAACCTTCAGCCTGGCGATCGCGATCGAAAGCTGGGTCGGACCGCGATTGGGCCGGGGACTGCTGACCTACAAGCCGGGCGATGACAAGGATCGGCCGGTGCATCCCCATCCGGCGGAATGA
- a CDS encoding riboflavin synthase: MFTGIITDIGTVRSAEQRGDLRLVIGCGYDMDGVAIGASIACSGACLTVVEKGADWFAVDLSAETVTRTAPGLWTQGGRLNLERALKVGDELGGHIVTGHVDGIGLLVSATTEGNSTRLVISAPAELAAALAAKGSITLDGISLTVNSVDDQADGSVHFGLNIIPHTAAATTLAALPDGRAFNLEIDVLARYLDRMQSLRAK; the protein is encoded by the coding sequence ATGTTCACCGGCATCATCACCGACATCGGCACCGTGCGATCGGCGGAGCAGCGGGGCGACCTGCGGCTCGTCATCGGATGCGGTTATGACATGGACGGTGTTGCGATCGGCGCGTCGATCGCCTGTTCGGGTGCCTGCCTGACGGTGGTGGAAAAGGGGGCGGACTGGTTCGCGGTCGACCTGTCGGCCGAAACCGTGACGCGCACCGCGCCGGGCCTGTGGACGCAGGGCGGGCGGTTGAACCTGGAGCGCGCGCTCAAGGTCGGCGACGAGCTGGGCGGCCATATCGTCACCGGCCATGTCGATGGCATCGGCCTGCTGGTGTCGGCGACGACCGAAGGCAATTCGACCCGGTTGGTGATCAGCGCGCCTGCGGAGTTGGCCGCCGCGCTGGCGGCCAAGGGATCGATCACGCTCGACGGCATTTCGCTGACGGTCAACAGCGTCGATGATCAGGCCGATGGCAGCGTGCATTTCGGGCTGAACATCATCCCGCACACCGCCGCTGCGACAACGTTGGCTGCGCTGCCCGATGGCCGCGCGTTCAATCTGGAGATCGATGTGCTGGCGCGCTATCTCGACCGGATGCAGAGTTTGCGAGCCAAGTGA
- a CDS encoding DUF445 domain-containing protein translates to MTLLRLPRSRGDIAPHPARQMRLVATGMLIAMALLFITARATVHLHPAIGFVQSFAEAAMVGGLADWFAVTALFRHPMGLPIPHTAIIPRNKDRIGDTLALFLRDNFLTPAVVARRMRGMDVAAAAGRFLASPSEGDGRLREGASRLVADILEELDQERLGGMVKGAIGQRLRAINIGPLVGQAIEAAMRDGRHAPVMDGIIHWADKTLEANEHLIRQMVQDRAGKVLRWTGLDENLANAILSGLRKMLAEMAADPGHSLRLKAEEGMEKLAFDLQFDLEMQAKVAKIRDEIVDNPAMQRWIAGMWEQARGGLLRAVRDPGKAMAGRLGEALRQLGATLQQEARLRLVINRFVRRAAVGATASYGDAIVRLVSDTVRGWDAGTVTSRLENAVGRDLQYIRINGTLVGGLVGLVIHTVDTLF, encoded by the coding sequence ATGACGCTGCTTCGCCTGCCCCGGTCCAGAGGAGATATCGCGCCGCATCCCGCCCGGCAGATGCGGCTGGTCGCGACCGGCATGCTGATCGCGATGGCGCTGTTGTTCATCACGGCGCGCGCCACCGTGCATCTTCATCCCGCCATCGGCTTCGTCCAATCCTTTGCCGAGGCGGCGATGGTCGGCGGCCTGGCCGACTGGTTCGCGGTCACCGCACTGTTCCGCCATCCGATGGGCCTGCCCATTCCCCACACCGCCATCATCCCGCGCAACAAGGACCGGATCGGCGACACGCTGGCCCTGTTCCTGCGCGACAATTTCCTGACCCCCGCCGTGGTCGCGCGGCGGATGCGCGGCATGGATGTCGCCGCGGCGGCCGGGCGGTTTCTGGCCAGCCCATCGGAAGGCGACGGGCGATTGCGCGAAGGCGCGTCGCGGCTGGTGGCCGATATATTGGAGGAGCTGGACCAGGAGCGGCTGGGCGGCATGGTGAAGGGGGCGATCGGCCAACGACTGCGCGCGATCAATATCGGCCCGCTGGTCGGCCAGGCGATCGAGGCGGCGATGCGCGACGGGCGCCACGCCCCGGTGATGGACGGCATCATCCATTGGGCGGACAAGACGCTGGAGGCCAATGAGCATCTGATCCGACAGATGGTGCAGGACCGCGCTGGCAAGGTGCTGCGCTGGACCGGGCTGGACGAAAATCTGGCGAACGCGATCCTGTCGGGGCTGCGCAAGATGCTGGCGGAAATGGCCGCCGATCCGGGCCACAGCCTGCGGTTGAAGGCGGAGGAAGGGATGGAGAAGCTGGCCTTCGACCTGCAGTTTGATCTGGAGATGCAGGCCAAGGTCGCCAAGATCCGCGACGAGATCGTCGACAACCCGGCGATGCAGCGCTGGATCGCGGGAATGTGGGAACAGGCGCGCGGCGGGTTGCTGCGGGCGGTGCGTGATCCGGGCAAGGCGATGGCGGGGCGGCTGGGCGAGGCGTTGCGGCAGCTGGGCGCGACCTTGCAGCAGGAAGCGCGACTGCGGCTGGTGATCAACCGTTTCGTGCGGCGCGCGGCGGTGGGTGCGACTGCCAGCTATGGCGATGCGATCGTGCGGCTGGTCAGTGACACCGTGCGCGGCTGGGACGCGGGGACGGTCACCAGTCGGCTGGAAAATGCGGTCGGGCGCGACCTGCAATATATCCGCATCAACGGGACGCTGGTCGGCGGGCTGGTGGGCTTGGTGATTCACACGGTCGATACGCTGTTCTGA